One genomic window of Arachis hypogaea cultivar Tifrunner chromosome 8, arahy.Tifrunner.gnm2.J5K5, whole genome shotgun sequence includes the following:
- the LOC112707992 gene encoding probable magnesium transporter NIPA6 isoform X1 yields the protein MYSSNLTGFVLALVSSAFIGSSFIIKKKGLQRARANGPRASVGGYGYLLQPLWWLGMITMIVGEIANFVAYIYAPAVLVTPLGALSIIVSAVLAHFMLKEKLQRMGMLGCLMCIVGSTVIVLHAPQEKSLTSVQEIWLLAVQPAFLLYTASAMAVTLFLILYCVPRYGQTNILVYIGICSVIGSLTVMSVKAIGIAIKLTLEGANQLVYYQTWIFLMVAVSCIITQLNYLNMALDTFNTAVVSPIYYALFTSFTILASAIMFKDYSGQSISSIASELCGFITVLSGTVVLHSTREPDPPVSTDLYSPLSPKVTWYIQGNGESWKQKEEDGSPPFNLITVVRQDHFT from the exons ATGTACTCCAGCAATTTGACTGGGTTCGTGTTGGCGTTGGTTTCTAGCGCCTTCATCGGTTCCAGTTTCATCATCAAGAAAAAGGGCCTTCAACGCGCACGCGCCAATGGCCCTCGTGCCA GTGTTGGAGGCTATGGTTATCTGCTTCAGCCTCTCTGGTGGCTCGGAATGATTACTA TGATtgttggagagattgctaatttcGTAGCATACATTTATGCCCCAGCTGTTCTTGTTACTCCTCTTGGTGCTTTGAGTATTATAGTTAG TGCTGTGTTGGCACATTTCATGCTTAAGGAGAAGCTGCAGAGAATGGGCATGTTGGGGTGTCTTATGTGCATTGTGGGATCGACTGTTATTGTACTCCATGCGCCTCAAGAGAAGTCTCTTACTTCTGTTCAAGAAATTTGGCTATTGGCTGTTCAACCAG CATTCCTCTTGTACACTGCCTCTGCTATGGCTGTAACATTATTCTTGATCTTATATTGTGTTCCGCGCTATGGCCAAACTAATATTCTCGTTTATATTGGAATATGCTCTGTCATTGGATCCTTGACT gtCATGAGTGTTAAAGCAATCGGAATTGCTATAAAACTTACATTAGAAGGTGCAAATCAGCTTGTCTACTATCAGACATGGATCTTTCTGATGGTCGCTGTTTCCTGCATCATTACTCAATTAAATTATCTTAACATG GCGTTGGATACATTTAACACTGCAGTTGTGTCTCCAATCTATTATGCCTTGTTCACATCTTTTACAATATTAGCTAGTGCAATCATGTTTAAG gactatTCTGGTCAAAGTATAAGCAGCATTGCATCAGAGCTATGTGGTTTTATCACTGTATTATCTGGCACAGTAGTATTGCATAGTACAAGAGAGCCAGATCCTCCAGTCTCTACAG ATTTGTATAGTCCGTTGTCCCCGAAAGTAACATGGTATATCCAAGGCAATGGTGAGTCTTGGAAACAAAAGGAAGAAGACGGGTCACCACCTTTTAACTTAATTACGGTTGTACGACAAGATCATTTCACGTGA
- the LOC112707992 gene encoding probable magnesium transporter NIPA6 isoform X2 produces the protein MYSSNLTGFVLALVSSAFIGSSFIIKKKGLQRARANGPRASVGGYGYLLQPLWWLGMITMIVGEIANFVAYIYAPAVLVTPLGALSIIVSAVLAHFMLKEKLQRMGMLGCLMCIVGSTVIVLHAPQEKSLTSVQEIWLLAVQPAFLLYTASAMAVTLFLILYCVPRYGQTNILVYIGICSVIGSLTVMSVKAIGIAIKLTLEGANQLVYYQTWIFLMVAVSCIITQLNYLNMDYSGQSISSIASELCGFITVLSGTVVLHSTREPDPPVSTDLYSPLSPKVTWYIQGNGESWKQKEEDGSPPFNLITVVRQDHFT, from the exons ATGTACTCCAGCAATTTGACTGGGTTCGTGTTGGCGTTGGTTTCTAGCGCCTTCATCGGTTCCAGTTTCATCATCAAGAAAAAGGGCCTTCAACGCGCACGCGCCAATGGCCCTCGTGCCA GTGTTGGAGGCTATGGTTATCTGCTTCAGCCTCTCTGGTGGCTCGGAATGATTACTA TGATtgttggagagattgctaatttcGTAGCATACATTTATGCCCCAGCTGTTCTTGTTACTCCTCTTGGTGCTTTGAGTATTATAGTTAG TGCTGTGTTGGCACATTTCATGCTTAAGGAGAAGCTGCAGAGAATGGGCATGTTGGGGTGTCTTATGTGCATTGTGGGATCGACTGTTATTGTACTCCATGCGCCTCAAGAGAAGTCTCTTACTTCTGTTCAAGAAATTTGGCTATTGGCTGTTCAACCAG CATTCCTCTTGTACACTGCCTCTGCTATGGCTGTAACATTATTCTTGATCTTATATTGTGTTCCGCGCTATGGCCAAACTAATATTCTCGTTTATATTGGAATATGCTCTGTCATTGGATCCTTGACT gtCATGAGTGTTAAAGCAATCGGAATTGCTATAAAACTTACATTAGAAGGTGCAAATCAGCTTGTCTACTATCAGACATGGATCTTTCTGATGGTCGCTGTTTCCTGCATCATTACTCAATTAAATTATCTTAACATG gactatTCTGGTCAAAGTATAAGCAGCATTGCATCAGAGCTATGTGGTTTTATCACTGTATTATCTGGCACAGTAGTATTGCATAGTACAAGAGAGCCAGATCCTCCAGTCTCTACAG ATTTGTATAGTCCGTTGTCCCCGAAAGTAACATGGTATATCCAAGGCAATGGTGAGTCTTGGAAACAAAAGGAAGAAGACGGGTCACCACCTTTTAACTTAATTACGGTTGTACGACAAGATCATTTCACGTGA